In one Arachis duranensis cultivar V14167 chromosome 9, aradu.V14167.gnm2.J7QH, whole genome shotgun sequence genomic region, the following are encoded:
- the LOC107466425 gene encoding uncharacterized protein LOC107466425, whose translation MNKVDFAKWFKNYVHDPLNNLTNLNIHSLAWGPLRIVKCWPIHKVNGFKFHTRSHSTGKSTQNYGICVKGIGYARGEIEIETTEDFAYQEDATNQSNNHISNDIDTIIDLLDTNSTIYDDDDDDDDDDEKLGDENEDEDEDKDEDENNEDEDQTEYFLKALIFTPIDNYMDLHPRQRRDEGDRRYDSDRAKWQRAARRQRLGETAVRGYTTARRWADQLEAKDRRDLRKVTVKPLKQSN comes from the exons ATGAACAAAG TGGATTTTGCAAAGTGGTTTAAAAATTAT GTTCATGATCCTTTAAATAATTTGACGAATTTGAATATTCATTCCTTGGCATGGGGTCCTTTGAGAATTGTTAAATGTTGGCCTATTCACAAAGTCAATGGCTTTAAGTTTCACACAAGATCTCACTCAACTGGAAAGTCAACTCAGAATTATGGAATATGTGTCAAAGGCATAGGTTACG CAAGAGGTGAGATTGAGATTGAAACAACAGAAGATTTTGCATATCAAGAAGATGCCACAAATCAATCTAACAATCATATCTCAAATGATATTGACACTATTATTGATTTACTGGATACCAATAGTACaatatatgatgatgatgatgatgatgatgatgatgatgagaaactTGGGGATGAGAAcgaggatgaggatgaagacaAAGACGAGGATGAGAACAATGAGGACGAAGATCAAACTGAATA TTTTTTGAAGGCCTTAATTTTTACACCAATAGACAATTATATGGATCTTCATCCAA GACAACGCAGAGATGAGGGCGATCGGCGATACGACAGCGACCGGGCGAAGTGGCAGAGAGCGGCGAGACGACAACGACTGGGCGAGACGGCGGTGAGGGGGTACACGACGGCGAGACGATGGGCCGACCAGCTCGAGGCCAAGGACAGACGAGACCTACGAAAGGTGACCGTGAAACCGTTGAAGCAATCAAACTAG